The DNA region TTAAACTATAACAGCTGAGGGGGGATGAATTACACTGTATCAgcttttaactcattcacccctgaaccaacatttagactcttccaaaTCAAACACTAGAACATTCCATTATGAAaattcagggatgaatgagttaattttTCAGCCCACCAGATGAGTGGGTTGGGCACAAACTGACTGAGGTGGAGTCCGATCTAATGGATCAAACATATATATcttcatatacaaatgtaaatgtgtaataaataatgtttgtaattaaaaacatataaattgtTGCTTATGGAGTAGTTTATGGAGTTGTAGGCCTACAGCAGTTTGTGTTATGCTGTTTATACTGTGAGATGTAACTTTTTAAATTACATAGAAACTACTATATAAAAGGGATATCTTGATATctgaatgaaattaaaaaaaaaaaaatattgtaatattcaTGATTAggcattaaagggacaatttagtctacaagtacattaaaatttgcacatatttcagAAACGAACCAGTTTTtatagaaattagattagttggttttactgtgatatgtcagaaaagatCATTGTAgggaaatgtatgtgaaatattttaaacttgcttactgtccgccattactcATAGTGTACTTATagttgtatgccgaaccctggcccttgccagtgtagtaaagactgttttgtctagaacttctcaaatcgctcttacagtagtgtatttaccttattagatgcatgttcagtgttcttgtctaaaaatcatttcatcaactcctcagtggttatgtattgcatttgtttaacatatGTGACTTTagctcggatatgggtacagtgtacatgttgtacctgcttaatcgtattgatcaacgatttggaatttcaacagtatcaattaaaattattaacaacGTCATGAAatgtgtcaatatttcttgttataggATTCATAAAGAATAtggaacaatacatttatgtcatatgttGCTTCGTGattatgtaacagaaatagcctcactgaattgtccctttaattattCTGCCATATTTAGGGGATCTATTTAGGTGTATTCAAACTCATACAATCACACCAGCACAGACCTGCCCATTTCTCAtcactatattttatattacagaaCAGCCTGACCTAGTCATACAGGGCCCCCTTAGAATCTATTTAGGTGTATTTAATCCCATACAATCACACAGTGCAGACCTGCCCATTTCTCATctctatatttttatattacagaaCAGCCTGGCCTAGTCATACAGGGCCCCCTTAGAATCAATTGGGGTGTATTTAAACCCACGTGTACCCACAACAGTACAGACCTGCCCATTTCTCATTTCTCGATTTTACATTACAGAACAGTCCTGACCTAGTCATTCAGGGGCCACTGCGGATTTACTGGGGTGTTTTTAAACCCATACAGCTGCAGCACTGCGACAATGTGCCATCAAATCTACACCAAACGAATTGGCGGCACAGCTTCATCCCAGGAGATATACATCAAGGCAAGGCCAACTCCCCGTCGGACAGTAACCCCCCTCGTTTTTCTGCAGAGGCACCGAGTCCATCGACTTCCTCCCGGGTACCCGACCTTCTGGAGAACCTACCTGTATGTACTGTTACAAGATCTTTAGTAATGTTTTATCATTGAGTGAAAATTTTggtaccatattcaacccaataagcgcccagggcaaTTGAAAAATTAATGAATGAAGGGTGGCTTAATAGGACTTGGCTAGtccttcaaatatatttaatgcacAGAGTAAGAAATCTTATAGAGAAACCTTCTCGACTTTCATAGTTTAAGTGTATATTTAAGTAGCATAAGTGAAAGTGAAGATTAACTTGTTTGGCTGGTATAGACAGGTTcaggattatacaggttttaatgATAAGGACCAGTTTTGACAGGTTAAACTGTATATAGCTCATGTACCTATGAATacgttcaatattttttcttatttataacATCAAAAAATGATTGTTTGAATGATTTCTAAACCAAATTAATTTTGGAAGATTTAGCTACAATTACCCAAAAGTATTTGAATTATTTACAATGTCTCGGCTGGAGATCGTAAACTGGTGCTGTGAAGAAATGTATTATTACCACAAAATTGCTAGCCAGGCTTTCCTCCACATTTGCCTAGGCCAGTTATAATCTCAAAAATCTCAacgtgtaaaatatcaaataaaaaaacaagcaCATGCCTTTTGATTTTTGTTACAAAGTTTTGATTACTTAATATGATTAGTAGTTCTATATGTCGATTTTAAAGTTAAGAGAAAGAAATCGCAAAGGCGATGCCCAGAAAATATTTGTGAACAAAGAAATTGACCTACTTGGGTATAAGATCATTTCTGAATGCTTTGTTCAAAATTACAGAAGCTTTCCCTAGAGGAGCCGTCATCTCCGAGTCATACCAGTAAAGGCTTCGACGATAGCATAATACAAACACCACCAGAGGGCGTTGTGATGCGACGGAAGAACATCAAGAAATTTAACACGGTGGCATACCGAGGAGATTCACGTCCCAACAAATGGAAGCGGGCATCAATCAATGGGCACATCTACAACTTTGATGTAATTTACTTTCTTTTACTTCTTCTCCAAAAGTAGGAGACCTAAAGTCCTGAAATCGTGCATATAAAatgctgggataaaggactaccaaaaattattttaaggtcacaggggtcaaataggctgaaatcttcacaacgacttcttgtcaataaccaAGAGGTCTAGAGCCTGATGTTGAGCCTGTAGCATTctttgatgaagggctaccagcttttgttcaaatgaatgacatttacTTGCATTCacggttacaggggtcaaatagactacaattttaaacaacttttttgcCAATTACCAAGAGACCTAGATAACTAATATTGGTGATGtatcatgctgggatgaagtgataccaattttgttcatatgactgaccttaaccttcattcaaggtcacaggggtcaaataggctacaCTTTTTAAACAACTTACAGTGTATTTCAGTTCTTCTATATAATGTATCGTgataatagtcagatgactgttaaggcccattgggcctcttgttgaataTAGAAATCTTTTAGCCAccttatctaaatatatattttatagataaaatttGTCTCTATTTAACAGACGCGGGTATTTACACCTGTGATGGGCAGCTGTACCAGTGTGACAGTCGACAGTACATTCACAACGCCGGACGTCATCAAAACACTGCTGGAGAAATTCAAGGTACATACATCCTCTTCCCTCAGACAGGGATACTGTATTCGACTCAATAAGCACCCAGGGTGcttaaaaagttgtttttttttaaataagggGGCACTTGATAGAACGAAATTAGAACAAGCCATTCTTGAAATTCTTACgcaaagtaagccataaaaaGACATAAATCTAATGGAAAGATGTCATATTAAAGAAATCtgaacagttttcatatttttggtCTGCATTTAAATCCAGTAACTGAAgagtaagtgaaattgaggcctcaaaaagggggagggatGCTTTTTGGTTTGTATAAAGTATGTTCAAATTTACTGGTGTGAAATTCTCTTATCTCAGCCAACGCTACATGCTCAATAATAACATGACAGACACAATGACATATGATGACACTCCGGTAACCTGGATGTAACCTGTATAACGTACATTAGAATAGGAGCAAGCCTTTCTCTGCCTTCTGAAGCTGGATGTGCTGACTGTTAAAAggatttaaaacaaacaaacccaaaaaataatatactaatctgttttatatttcagATAGAAAACCAGCCAGATGAATACTCATTATACTTAGTAACTGAAAATGGAGGTAGGTCAAAGTATTATATTAAGTAATGGAAAACAGAGGTAAAAGGTCAAAGTATATATTTAGTAACGAAAAATGTTCAGAGAATGAGGTTTTGTTGCCTCTGTGCCTACTATTAAAGAGTTAAAAGATTTCTTTGTAAACTACAAAAGATAAAGtatgattgtaatttgatttAAGACAATGTAGGAAAAGTGCTATTAATTCATTCACCCATGAATTTtgataatggactggtctagtctttgatttagaagagtctaaatgtgtctccAGGGGTGAATGGCTTCTCTGATTTTGATAACTTAAGAtattaacttattcacccctaaattttcataatggactggtctagtctttgatttagaagagtctaaattcATCATAGGGGTGAATTTATAGTTAAACCCTATTTTATGACAGGTGAGAAGCTCCTGAGGGATACAGATATCCCGCTTCTTGAGAGAGTGGCGCTAGGGCCCGATGAGGTGTCGAAGGCCAAGATTTTCCTACGCGACAAGGTAGCCACGCCCAGAAAGACGTCACTTGTCCAGCTGGCAGTGCCTGACGTCGTCGTGGAAGAAGAGAGCGTAACTGTAGAGGAACCTGTGCCAAAACCAGAACCAAGGTTACCACATGAGGTATGGCGTGTCCAAACTTTCATACTGTGTGATTGTTATGTTTTCATCATATTCTGCTATCCAactttcaaattaaatgttagATGATGTCATATATTGATCATGACGTCTTAACTACTTCATACGTCGTAAAAGTGTTATCACAAATGAGTGTGTCTTATGACATTTATGACCTGGGTTTGACCGACGAGTTATGACTTGAAATAGAAAGCAGGTTTTCTTTTAACTTCAACTAATGGTTGACAGCCTTAAGGTCCTTAAGTGTAATATGTGTACCTCTGTTTGAATATGGTTCATGTttcactcattcacccctgacaTTTCATAGTGGACTAacctagtctttgatttagaagagcctaaatgtgtctttaggggttcatgggttaatttttttttatgagaATGTCAactataaaaacatatatagatAATGTCAATGAATTTTCTCATCATAAACTTGTAAAGATAGATGATTAGATGATGGAACTCCATGTGTtagatatgaaatatttcataattcgGATAAGCATTGTTAATATTGATTTGTTGTTTAATTACAGGTAGAACAGCTGTTATCTATTCCTGAGCCAGTGCTACGAGGCATCTTACAGAAATTTATCAAGGATGAAGAAACAGATATACAGAATATCAAAGCAAGGTGGTCTATCAATTTTGATTTCtaaaaattttaattcaatacTCCTAATTACTCACATTTAGCAAGTGAAAATAAGATGAAGGAAGAATGAACACAATAAATTGATGCAATTGGGttaaaatggctaaaatttcgaATTCAGCTCACAGATGtgaatcaaatactcttaaTACAGTTGAAAAGTCTTATCAATAAACTCATTTACTCTTTTTTAAAGGtttcaaattttgaataattattattgtaCCAAAATTTAAGATTTCTTCTTTTGATACTATATTCTTATATTAGTTCCTCACGGACATTAAGAGACTGGAGACATAAAGTGTTGGAACATCTCTCTGGTGCTCTGTATCAGAGCTCGGGTAACCGTTAAGGCCCCATCTCTCTGGTGCTCTGTATCAGAGCTCGGGTAACCGTTAAGGCCCCCTGGGCCTCTTtctttgtgaaataaaaattaacctATGCTATTGTTCTCACAGATTCTCAGTGGCCAAGAAGAGGATTAAAGAGGAACTCGCCAAGATAAAAACAAAGATGTGACCTCGATTAGTCGTATATTTTATTGACTGTTATTGTGATAGTACTCG from Argopecten irradians isolate NY chromosome 5, Ai_NY, whole genome shotgun sequence includes:
- the LOC138324096 gene encoding ras association domain-containing protein 2-like; this encodes MNSVCSKCGKPVYFAERKTSLGKNWHPSCLKCEECGKILAPGAHAEHKGLPYCHRPCYAALFGPQMVGYGSNVHSPANYRKSGDQGTLYNEELPSFAPKMVYEVQANGKQPGVIRRRTSSSQTVASMESESTSTSLPQFDSETQELLQKIKNFNSYYEGKKRQSLSANTNSPDLVIQGPLRIYWGVFKPIQLQHCDNVPSNLHQTNWRHSFIPGDIHQGKANSPSDSNPPRFSAEAPSPSTSSRVPDLLENLPKLSLEEPSSPSHTSKGFDDSIIQTPPEGVVMRRKNIKKFNTVAYRGDSRPNKWKRASINGHIYNFDTRVFTPVMGSCTSVTVDSTFTTPDVIKTLLEKFKIENQPDEYSLYLVTENGGEKLLRDTDIPLLERVALGPDEVSKAKIFLRDKVATPRKTSLVQLAVPDVVVEEESVTVEEPVPKPEPRLPHEVEQLLSIPEPVLRGILQKFIKDEETDIQNIKARFSVAKKRIKEELAKIKTKM